From the genome of Delphinus delphis chromosome 8, mDelDel1.2, whole genome shotgun sequence, one region includes:
- the LOC132429119 gene encoding calcitonin receptor-stimulating peptide 1-like, which translates to MVFWKFPPFLVLSILVLYQAGVLHSSPFRLAFDSHFDPATLNEEEFRLLLAAMVNDYEQMRARELEKEQKTRGSSITARKRACNTATCTTHRLAGLLSRSGSMVKSNMLPTKMGFKVFGGRRRNFWI; encoded by the exons ATGGTCTTCTGGAAGTTCCCCCCCTTCCTGGTCCTCAGCATCCTGGTCTTGTACCAGGCAGGCGTGCTCCACTCATCGCCATTCAG GTTGGCTTTTGATAGTCATTTTGATCCTGCTACACTCAATGAGGAGGAATTCCGCCTCCTACTGGCTGCAATGGTGAATGACTATGAGCAGATGAGGGCCCGTGAGCTGGAGAAGGAGCAGAAGACACGGGGCTCCAG CATCACTGCCCGGAAGAGAGCCTGCAACACTGCAACCTGCACGACCCATCGGCTGGCAGGCTTGCTGAGCAGATCTGGGAGCATGGTGAAGAGCAACATGTTGCCCACCAAGATGGGCTTCAAAGTCTTTGGTGGGCGTCGCAGGAACTTTTGGATCTGA